One region of Streptomyces davaonensis JCM 4913 genomic DNA includes:
- a CDS encoding winged helix-turn-helix domain-containing protein: MIDRLRQIITDAGAEAGPEELADILWLAGVMTARTGTGTRTDRPERVHEPEPTPPPTTPPPPPPPSTRTTRTASGTSSSLFTAEQPHAARSGAPRPPRPRSSRRGTPVCVSRAASLDDPLAVLRALRPLGRRRLADNRMELDEEATAEAGIDHQMLMPIVRPARDPWLDLTLVVDTHRSMLLWHDLISELRTLLTHTGLFRSVRVWFLRASAEAGITVSPTLGGPPRSPGELVTGHRHSLILLVSDTVSEAWQRPALRAAVGQWCRHSAVALLNVLPERLWERGGVRPVPCQVRATGPAAPNVTWSLGVSPHELAVPRAALPVVDASPAALSALASLVSGSGRPHRLPCLPLDAAWSSGEAPGDPRLGPEPDTAPDEAALRAVRWFEESASPGARELAGFLAAVPLTLPVMNLVRRAMLPQSDHGHLAEVALGGLLQPWETYDRADPTYLEFRFLPGVRDALLGGRLRREITAVRELVREEVAAYLDEHRGPGDFPALRHSDTGVGTHEIDPEALPFALTTRPVPTDDPRRRPTYLAIAETLREEIAAGNPPVGEKLPTQVRLAVRFGVSTGTVQRALRELAAAGLVRSRRGSPATVIARLPRPAPSVGPVGELPRRDSGLGDAVHRAFQDPEVTIDAVVGDAAPLLVALRPQVARVRDGVVRPTSIRVRLLLMGGGGTHDMETLREQLAEAHQLPGGVAIDVRTAANQPPTELYLLNNRTVLTSYVHLPGETPEPLLVQPDDRLEETRAWFDSWWELYGER; this comes from the coding sequence GTGATCGACAGACTGCGCCAGATCATCACGGACGCGGGAGCCGAGGCGGGGCCAGAGGAACTCGCCGACATCCTGTGGCTGGCCGGCGTCATGACCGCCAGGACCGGTACCGGGACCAGGACGGATCGGCCGGAGCGTGTCCATGAGCCGGAGCCCACCCCGCCGCCCACGACGCCCCCTCCACCACCGCCTCCATCGACCCGTACGACCCGTACGGCCTCGGGCACGAGCAGCTCGCTCTTCACCGCCGAGCAGCCGCACGCGGCGCGCTCCGGAGCCCCACGCCCGCCCCGACCGCGAAGCAGCCGACGCGGCACACCGGTATGCGTCAGCCGCGCCGCCTCCCTGGACGATCCCCTCGCCGTCCTGCGCGCCCTGCGCCCCCTGGGCCGCCGCCGTCTCGCCGACAACCGCATGGAACTGGACGAGGAGGCGACCGCGGAAGCCGGTATCGACCATCAGATGCTGATGCCGATAGTGCGCCCGGCCCGTGACCCCTGGCTCGATCTGACTCTGGTCGTGGACACCCACCGCTCGATGCTGCTGTGGCACGACCTCATCTCGGAACTTCGCACGCTCCTCACCCACACCGGACTCTTCCGCTCCGTGCGGGTGTGGTTCCTGCGCGCCTCCGCCGAGGCGGGGATCACCGTGTCCCCCACACTCGGCGGGCCACCGCGCAGTCCAGGGGAGCTCGTCACAGGCCATCGGCACAGCCTGATCCTGCTCGTCAGCGACACGGTCTCCGAGGCATGGCAGCGGCCCGCCCTGCGTGCGGCGGTCGGCCAGTGGTGTCGGCACAGCGCGGTGGCGCTGCTGAATGTGCTGCCCGAGCGCCTGTGGGAGCGCGGTGGTGTGCGACCGGTCCCCTGCCAGGTGCGCGCGACCGGACCCGCCGCACCCAACGTCACTTGGAGCCTTGGCGTTTCGCCGCACGAGCTGGCGGTCCCGAGGGCCGCGCTTCCGGTGGTCGACGCCTCCCCCGCCGCCCTGTCCGCGCTCGCCTCGCTGGTCTCCGGCAGCGGGCGTCCGCACCGTCTGCCCTGTCTCCCGCTCGACGCCGCCTGGTCCAGCGGCGAGGCGCCCGGCGACCCCCGGCTCGGTCCGGAACCCGACACGGCCCCCGACGAGGCCGCCCTGCGCGCGGTCCGCTGGTTCGAGGAGAGCGCCTCCCCCGGCGCCCGCGAACTGGCCGGATTCCTGGCGGCCGTACCCCTCACCCTCCCCGTGATGAACCTGGTGCGCCGCGCCATGCTCCCCCAGTCGGACCATGGGCACCTCGCCGAAGTGGCCCTGGGCGGACTCCTCCAGCCCTGGGAGACGTACGACCGAGCGGATCCGACGTACCTGGAGTTCCGCTTCCTCCCCGGAGTCCGCGACGCGCTCCTCGGCGGCCGGCTCCGCCGGGAGATCACCGCGGTGCGGGAACTGGTCCGCGAGGAGGTCGCCGCCTACCTGGACGAGCACCGCGGCCCGGGCGACTTTCCGGCGCTCCGGCACTCCGACACCGGGGTGGGTACGCACGAGATCGATCCCGAGGCACTTCCCTTCGCCCTCACGACACGTCCCGTGCCGACCGACGACCCCCGGCGCAGGCCGACTTACCTGGCCATTGCCGAAACGCTGCGGGAGGAGATCGCCGCGGGAAACCCCCCGGTGGGGGAAAAGCTCCCCACACAAGTGCGGCTGGCTGTCCGGTTCGGCGTGTCGACGGGCACCGTCCAGCGCGCCCTGCGGGAGTTGGCGGCTGCGGGACTGGTGCGTTCGCGGCGCGGCAGCCCCGCCACCGTCATCGCCCGGCTTCCCCGGCCCGCGCCCTCGGTCGGCCCCGTAGGCGAATTGCCCCGCCGCGATTCCGGACTGGGCGATGCCGTTCACCGTGCGTTCCAGGACCCCGAGGTCACGATCGACGCGGTCGTCGGTGACGCCGCCCCCCTGCTGGTGGCGCTGCGGCCACAAGTCGCGCGGGTCCGCGATGGCGTGGTCCGCCCCACCTCGATCCGGGTACGGCTGCTCCTGATGGGCGGCGGGGGAACCCACGACATGGAAACCCTGCGGGAGCAACTCGCTGAGGCCCACCAACTCCCCGGCGGGGTGGCGATCGACGTGAGAACGGCCGCCAACCAGCCCCCGACAGAGCTCTATCTGCTCAACAACCGGACCGTCCTCACGTCGTACGTCCATCTCCCCGGCGAGACCCCGGAGCCACTCCTCGTACAGCCCGACGACCGTCTGGAGGAGACCCGGGCCTGGTTCGACTCCTGGTGGGAGCTGTACGGGGAGCGTTGA
- a CDS encoding DNA-3-methyladenine glycosylase family protein has product MPQPPDRSVHWQPPFPVDARLTLSSLRRGPHDPTHRVEPDGTLWRTARPASGPVTYRIRQQRLDDLRIDAWGPGAAELADSVRRELGEDDRPERFRPGHGVLRGAVRRLPGLRVPCTGRLFEALVPAVFEQRVVGLDAAASFTRLIRRYGEQAPGPAPAGMRLPLPPETWRTIPSWEWRTAGVDLHRSATVIEAARHAARLDRSASDPARAYDLLAKLPGVGVWTAAQVGHRALGDADALPLGDYHLGTMTGLALLGRPLEDDEVEAFYEPFRPHRYRVVRLLELSPGEAPRRGPRAPRAGPFR; this is encoded by the coding sequence ATGCCGCAGCCGCCGGACCGTTCGGTGCACTGGCAGCCGCCGTTCCCCGTGGACGCGCGGCTGACGCTGTCGAGCCTGCGCCGCGGCCCCCATGACCCCACGCACCGGGTCGAGCCCGACGGCACCCTGTGGCGCACCGCGCGCCCCGCCTCCGGGCCGGTCACCTACCGCATCCGCCAGCAGCGCCTGGACGACCTCCGCATCGACGCCTGGGGACCCGGCGCCGCCGAACTCGCCGACTCCGTGCGCCGCGAACTGGGCGAGGACGACCGGCCCGAGCGGTTCCGGCCCGGCCATGGGGTGCTGCGCGGTGCCGTGCGCCGGCTGCCCGGCCTGCGGGTGCCGTGCACGGGACGCCTCTTCGAAGCCCTGGTGCCCGCGGTGTTCGAGCAGCGCGTCGTCGGCCTGGACGCCGCCGCCTCCTTCACCCGCCTGATCCGCAGGTACGGCGAGCAGGCACCCGGCCCCGCGCCCGCCGGCATGCGGCTGCCCCTGCCGCCCGAGACCTGGCGCACGATTCCCAGCTGGGAGTGGCGCACGGCGGGAGTCGACCTGCACCGCTCGGCCACCGTCATCGAGGCCGCGCGGCACGCCGCACGGCTCGACCGGTCCGCCTCCGATCCCGCCCGAGCCTACGACCTGCTGGCGAAACTGCCCGGCGTCGGAGTCTGGACCGCCGCCCAGGTCGGCCACCGCGCCCTGGGCGACGCGGACGCCCTGCCGCTGGGCGACTACCACCTCGGCACGATGACGGGCCTGGCCCTCCTCGGCCGACCGCTGGAGGACGACGAGGTCGAGGCCTTCTACGAGCCGTTCCGGCCACACCGCTACCGCGTGGTCCGGCTCCTCGAACTCAGCCCCGGAGAGGCTCCGCGCCGGGGGCCAAGGGCACCGCGTGCGGGTCCGTTCCGCTAG
- a CDS encoding MBL fold metallo-hydrolase, producing the protein MAARIERLVTSGQFSLDGGTWDVDNNVWLVGDDHEVVVIDAAHDADAIAAAVGDRRLTAIVCTHAHNDHIDAAPALADRTGATIWLHPDDLPLWKQTHPDRDPDAHLLDGQVIEAAGADLRVLHTPGHAPGAVCLYDPGLGAVFTGDTLFKGGPGATGRSFSHFPTIVDSIRDRLLTLPPGTKVLTGHGDDTTIGAEAPHLQEWIDRGH; encoded by the coding sequence ATGGCCGCCCGCATCGAACGCCTCGTCACCTCAGGGCAGTTCAGCCTCGACGGCGGCACCTGGGACGTCGACAACAACGTCTGGCTCGTCGGGGACGACCACGAAGTCGTCGTCATCGACGCCGCCCATGACGCCGACGCCATCGCCGCGGCCGTCGGCGACCGCAGGCTGACGGCCATCGTGTGCACCCACGCCCACAACGACCACATCGACGCCGCGCCCGCGCTCGCCGACCGCACCGGCGCGACGATCTGGCTGCACCCCGACGACCTGCCGCTGTGGAAGCAGACCCACCCGGACCGCGACCCCGACGCCCACCTCCTCGACGGCCAGGTCATCGAGGCCGCCGGCGCCGACCTCCGCGTCCTGCACACCCCCGGGCACGCGCCCGGCGCGGTCTGCCTCTACGACCCCGGACTCGGCGCCGTCTTCACCGGCGACACCCTCTTCAAGGGCGGCCCCGGCGCCACCGGCCGCTCCTTCTCCCACTTCCCGACGATCGTCGACTCGATCCGCGACCGCCTGCTCACGCTCCCGCCCGGGACGAAGGTCCTCACCGGCCACGGCGATGACACCACGATCGGCGCCGAGGCCCCGCACCTCCAGGAGTGGATCGACCGCGGCCACTGA
- a CDS encoding S-(hydroxymethyl)mycothiol dehydrogenase → MAQQVRGVIAPGKDEPVRVETIVIPDPGPGEAVVRVQACGVCHTDLHYKQGGISDEFPFLLGHEAAGVVESVGDGVTDVAPGDFVVLNWRAVCGRCRACLRGRPWYCFDTHNAEQRMTLTDGTELSPALGIGAFAEKTLVAAGQCTKVDPAVSPQVAGLLGCGVMAGIGAAINTGQVGRGDTVAVIGCGGVGDAAVAGANLAGAAKIIAVDIDDRKLAMARTMGATHTVNSRESDPVEAIRELTGGFGADVVIEAVGRPETYKQAFYARDLAGTVVLVGVPTPEMKLELPLLDVFGRGGALKSSWYGDCLPSRDFPMLIDLHLQGRLDLEAFVTETIELTDVEKAFERMHEGDVLRSVVVL, encoded by the coding sequence ATGGCGCAGCAGGTACGCGGCGTGATCGCACCGGGCAAGGACGAACCGGTAAGGGTGGAGACGATCGTCATCCCCGATCCGGGGCCGGGCGAGGCCGTCGTACGCGTCCAGGCCTGCGGTGTCTGCCACACCGATCTGCACTACAAACAGGGCGGGATCTCCGACGAGTTCCCCTTCCTGCTCGGCCATGAGGCGGCGGGCGTCGTCGAGTCGGTCGGCGACGGCGTCACCGACGTCGCGCCCGGCGACTTCGTCGTCCTCAACTGGCGTGCGGTGTGCGGGCGTTGCCGGGCCTGTCTGCGCGGGCGCCCCTGGTACTGCTTCGACACCCACAACGCCGAGCAGCGGATGACCCTCACCGACGGCACCGAACTCTCCCCGGCGCTCGGCATCGGCGCCTTCGCGGAGAAGACGTTGGTCGCGGCCGGACAGTGCACCAAGGTCGACCCGGCGGTCTCCCCGCAGGTCGCCGGGCTGCTGGGCTGCGGAGTGATGGCCGGCATCGGCGCCGCCATCAACACGGGGCAGGTGGGCCGCGGTGACACGGTTGCCGTCATCGGCTGCGGAGGTGTCGGGGACGCCGCCGTCGCCGGGGCGAACCTGGCCGGCGCCGCGAAGATCATCGCCGTCGACATCGACGACCGCAAGCTCGCCATGGCCCGCACCATGGGCGCCACGCACACCGTGAACTCCCGCGAGTCCGACCCGGTCGAGGCGATCCGCGAACTCACCGGCGGCTTCGGCGCCGACGTCGTCATCGAGGCGGTGGGCCGCCCCGAGACGTACAAGCAGGCCTTCTACGCCCGCGACCTGGCCGGCACCGTCGTCCTGGTCGGTGTCCCCACCCCGGAGATGAAGCTCGAACTGCCGCTGCTGGACGTCTTCGGCCGCGGCGGCGCCCTCAAGTCCTCCTGGTACGGCGACTGTTTGCCCTCCCGCGACTTCCCGATGCTGATCGACCTTCACCTGCAAGGCCGCCTGGACCTGGAGGCGTTCGTGACGGAGACCATCGAACTCACCGACGTGGAGAAGGCTTTCGAGCGGATGCACGAAGGTGACGTCCTGCGCTCGGTGGTGGTGCTGTGA
- a CDS encoding VMAP-C domain-containing protein, translated as MSHRADSLAERTYALVVGVESYDVSSDWRLPGAAHDAVGFARWLTGSGQVPPVNLRLFLSPLAGADLPYTDGLPEHQPATEANIKRALLSDLPSCDGDVLWIYWAGHGYVNRIGDPLLPYADASAASISNLNLGSALRRWRSDSVSRRRFRSQVALIDACRVDQRLAPNLQFEETSYREGPRIDGREQFVLYAARPGEVARNRAARQSGLFTRTLLDRLEGLSVAESIGRLTDIVQEIQSDFEELHRNGQSRQTPSFEIRRGWKDSATFTEPASEDGAPRLDQTAWNQLAILAREQRLPSCAQDAYRWAFEACRCAAPLAGGLPEGGLTEIVRDLDDRQGRPGSPLALLFVRYLAAHAQDRQWGVRLDRWVEDTRLRLGALPVPPAPELPKEPAALHVHLARAPLEGTGYLVRIWRYRGGFTSEWESGTSLLLSTARGEVSERIAALVEKYADADPEGSEPDIERIEFHIPRELIDEEFESWAVPAGPEDSSELMGVLFEVVVRCPDERRGVARQKWRAKWRSFEGQGRGGWGAPGVDGSLPVWLLSEQEVPDNLAGLLQATDFPVCVLAPVDPARLSDVLKAVHTSGVPVAVWRRGGPPESAAGDLATALAASGDQIDLRNLPNTVRKLRIAAGGTQPSDRSWGHPLALLWDDPNRRPEPRQLKSTPDSAVPADRLRP; from the coding sequence GTGAGCCACCGGGCCGACTCGCTCGCCGAGCGGACGTACGCCCTTGTGGTCGGGGTGGAGTCCTACGACGTCAGCAGTGACTGGCGACTGCCCGGCGCCGCCCATGACGCCGTCGGCTTCGCGCGCTGGCTCACCGGTTCGGGACAGGTGCCGCCCGTCAACCTGCGCCTGTTCCTCTCCCCGTTGGCGGGCGCCGACCTCCCGTACACGGACGGTCTGCCGGAGCACCAGCCGGCGACCGAGGCGAACATCAAGCGGGCCCTCCTGAGCGATCTCCCGTCGTGCGACGGCGACGTGCTGTGGATCTACTGGGCCGGTCATGGCTACGTGAACCGCATCGGAGACCCGCTGCTGCCCTACGCCGACGCCAGCGCCGCGAGCATCAGCAACCTCAACCTGGGCTCGGCCCTGCGCCGTTGGAGATCCGATTCGGTGAGCAGGCGTCGCTTCCGCAGCCAGGTCGCCCTCATCGACGCCTGCCGCGTGGACCAGCGGCTGGCCCCGAACCTGCAATTCGAGGAGACCAGTTACCGCGAAGGACCCAGGATCGACGGGCGCGAGCAGTTCGTCCTCTACGCCGCCCGGCCGGGCGAGGTGGCCCGGAACCGGGCGGCCCGGCAGTCGGGGCTGTTCACGCGCACACTGCTGGACAGGCTTGAGGGACTGAGCGTTGCGGAGAGCATCGGCCGTCTGACGGACATCGTCCAGGAGATCCAGTCCGACTTCGAGGAACTGCACCGCAACGGGCAATCCCGGCAGACTCCGAGCTTCGAGATCCGTCGCGGGTGGAAGGACTCGGCGACCTTCACCGAACCCGCCTCCGAGGACGGTGCCCCGCGGCTGGATCAGACGGCCTGGAACCAACTCGCCATCCTGGCACGGGAGCAGCGGCTTCCGTCCTGCGCCCAGGACGCGTACCGCTGGGCGTTCGAGGCCTGTCGATGTGCGGCTCCGCTGGCCGGGGGCCTGCCCGAAGGCGGTCTCACGGAGATCGTCCGTGACCTCGACGACCGCCAGGGGCGGCCCGGTTCACCGCTCGCTCTGCTCTTCGTCCGCTATCTGGCCGCCCATGCCCAGGACAGGCAATGGGGAGTGCGGCTGGACCGCTGGGTGGAGGACACCCGGCTGAGGCTCGGTGCGCTGCCGGTACCTCCCGCGCCGGAGCTGCCGAAGGAGCCTGCAGCACTGCACGTTCACCTCGCCAGGGCTCCTCTGGAGGGCACCGGGTACCTGGTGCGCATCTGGCGCTACCGGGGCGGCTTCACGTCGGAGTGGGAGTCCGGGACCTCCCTCCTGCTGTCGACCGCGCGCGGCGAGGTGAGCGAGCGGATCGCGGCCCTCGTCGAGAAGTACGCCGACGCCGACCCGGAGGGCAGCGAACCCGACATCGAGCGCATCGAGTTCCACATCCCCCGCGAGCTGATCGACGAGGAGTTCGAGAGCTGGGCGGTGCCCGCAGGGCCGGAGGACAGCAGCGAACTCATGGGCGTCCTCTTCGAGGTGGTGGTGCGCTGTCCCGACGAGCGGAGGGGCGTGGCGCGGCAGAAGTGGCGGGCGAAATGGCGGTCGTTCGAGGGCCAGGGCCGAGGAGGGTGGGGGGCGCCCGGGGTGGACGGCTCGCTGCCGGTATGGCTTCTCTCCGAGCAAGAGGTGCCGGACAATCTCGCCGGGCTTCTTCAGGCCACGGATTTTCCCGTGTGCGTTCTGGCCCCCGTCGATCCCGCCCGGCTGAGCGACGTCTTGAAGGCGGTGCACACCTCCGGCGTACCTGTCGCCGTATGGCGGCGGGGTGGGCCGCCGGAGAGCGCCGCGGGTGACCTGGCCACTGCCCTGGCAGCGTCCGGCGACCAGATTGACCTGCGGAATCTGCCGAACACGGTACGCAAACTGCGCATCGCGGCCGGTGGCACTCAGCCGTCGGACCGGAGCTGGGGCCACCCCTTGGCCCTCCTGTGGGACGATCCGAACCGAAGACCCGAACCCCGGCAGCTCAAGTCCACGCCGGACAGCGCCGTACCGGCGGATCGGCTGAGGCCGTGA
- a CDS encoding SDR family oxidoreductase: protein MAPTYAVTGASGRLGGRIARRLAAAGLPQTLLVRTPSRAPELPGATAVSGAYDDHDAVARALRPTDRVLMVSASETPDRVQQHRSFIDAAAAAGVAHLVYISFYGAARDATFTLARDHWHTEQHLRASGVPFTFLRDNLYADFMPALVGEDGVIRGPAGAGRAAVVAQDDIADAAVAVLRDPAVHVGRTYELTGPEALGLTDIAATIAAVTARPVSYVPETVEEAYASREGHGAPDWQLDAWVSTYTAIADGSLAGVTTAIEDLTGHPATPLEQVLRA, encoded by the coding sequence ATGGCCCCGACGTATGCCGTCACCGGTGCCTCCGGCCGCCTCGGCGGGCGGATCGCCCGACGGCTGGCCGCCGCCGGACTGCCGCAGACCCTCCTGGTCCGCACCCCCTCCCGCGCACCCGAACTGCCCGGCGCCACCGCCGTGTCCGGCGCCTACGACGACCACGACGCCGTCGCCCGCGCCCTGCGCCCCACCGACCGCGTCCTGATGGTCTCCGCCTCCGAGACCCCCGACCGGGTCCAGCAGCACCGCAGCTTCATCGACGCCGCAGCGGCGGCCGGGGTCGCGCACCTGGTGTACATCTCCTTCTACGGCGCCGCACGCGACGCGACCTTCACCCTGGCCCGCGACCACTGGCACACCGAGCAGCATCTGCGCGCCAGCGGGGTGCCGTTCACCTTCCTGCGGGACAACCTGTACGCCGACTTCATGCCCGCCCTGGTCGGTGAGGACGGCGTGATCCGCGGTCCCGCGGGCGCCGGACGCGCCGCCGTGGTCGCCCAGGACGACATCGCCGACGCCGCCGTAGCGGTCCTGCGCGATCCGGCCGTGCATGTCGGCCGTACGTACGAACTGACCGGCCCCGAGGCGCTCGGCCTCACCGACATCGCGGCCACGATCGCCGCCGTCACCGCGCGCCCCGTCTCGTACGTGCCGGAGACGGTCGAGGAGGCCTACGCCTCCCGCGAGGGCCACGGCGCCCCCGACTGGCAGCTCGACGCCTGGGTGTCGACCTACACCGCCATCGCCGACGGCTCGCTGGCCGGGGTGACCACCGCCATCGAGGACCTGACCGGGCATCCCGCCACCCCACTGGAGCAGGTGCTCAGGGCCTGA